The bacterium genome includes a region encoding these proteins:
- a CDS encoding carbohydrate ABC transporter permease → MGFLLVVFVIIVYTVFPFYWTLNASLLPEKDVFTTPLKYAPMPVNGGSYQKVMQNDAFLLALRNSAIVAGATTLIALMFGSLAACALGRYKMRGRTVVLMVILAMTMFPQISVLGAVHTIISKLGLYNSLGGLVLSYMLFVLPFTVWVLTNFFKSLPRELEESAYVDGATPVQTFFRILLPLSIPGLATTGILAFIAAWNEYLFALALTITDNARTVPVVIANFSGEGLHETPWGQIMAASVVVTLPLVVLVLIFQRKIIAGMTAGAVKG, encoded by the coding sequence ATGGGCTTCCTTCTCGTCGTATTCGTGATCATCGTCTACACGGTGTTCCCGTTTTACTGGACGCTGAACGCGTCGCTGCTGCCTGAGAAAGACGTCTTCACGACTCCACTGAAGTACGCCCCGATGCCAGTCAATGGTGGGTCTTACCAGAAGGTCATGCAGAACGATGCGTTCCTGCTGGCATTGCGCAACTCGGCCATCGTGGCGGGCGCAACAACGCTGATCGCGCTGATGTTTGGATCGCTGGCGGCGTGCGCGCTCGGGCGCTACAAGATGCGGGGGCGCACGGTGGTCCTGATGGTGATTCTGGCGATGACGATGTTCCCGCAAATCAGCGTCCTCGGCGCCGTGCACACGATCATCAGCAAGCTGGGCCTGTACAACTCGCTGGGTGGACTTGTGCTCTCGTACATGCTGTTCGTGCTGCCGTTCACGGTGTGGGTGCTGACGAATTTCTTCAAGTCGCTCCCACGCGAACTGGAGGAGTCCGCCTATGTGGATGGCGCCACCCCCGTGCAGACGTTCTTCCGAATCCTGCTCCCTCTCTCGATCCCCGGCCTCGCGACGACGGGCATTCTGGCCTTCATCGCCGCCTGGAACGAGTACCTCTTCGCGCTGGCCCTGACGATCACGGACAACGCCCGGACCGTCCCGGTCGTGATCGCGAATTTCAGCGGCGAGGGCCTCCACGAGACGCCCTGGGGCCAGATCATGGCGGCCTCGGTCGTGGTCACACTGCCACTGGTGGTACTGGTTTTGATCTTCCAGCGCAAGATCATCGCCGGCATGACCGCGGGGGCCGTGAAGGGCTGA
- a CDS encoding endonuclease — protein MQFGILKTRKQANRARKRVLATTACVVLAGVSFAQYGPPAGYYDTADTSSATALRNSLHNIIKDHTWYPYTSSATDTWDIIESADEDPNNSGNVIDLYMNRSISKTDHTSSGFNREHSWPKSYGFSVSSNVPYTDCHHLRACDWGYNSSRSNNPYDFAPGGSEKPTVLTNGVGGGSGTYPGNSNWNDGTNWETWNYRKGDVARSLFYLDVRYEGGTHAPSGKSEPDLILTDNMSLIQVSDASPAYMGRLSSLLDWSASDPVDLMEQRRNDIVYNFQGNRNPFVDHPEYVCIVWNGGCSGNPTPTPTPSPTPGGPTATPTPTPTSSPGGVAWINEFHYDNNSSDTGEGIEVAGSAGTDLSGWTLYGYNGNGGTVYNSVSLSGILADQQGGFGTAWFAFTGLQNGSPDGIALVDDTGSVVQFLSYEGQITAADGPAGGMTSDDVGVSESSTATVGDTLQLGGTGSSYADFVWENSQAGTEGQPNVNQTFSGGATPSPTASPTPSPTPSPTPSPSPSPSPSPSPTPSPSPSPSPSPSPTPSPSPSPSPSPSPSPTPAAGGSAWINEFHYDNDSTDTGEGIEVAGVAGTDLSGWSLVGYNGNGGTSFGTVNLTGSIPDQQAGYGTLWFDFAGLQNGSPDGMALVDGSGSVVQFLSYEGSFTATDGPANGMSSTDVGVSEASTSTVGDTLQLGGTGTAYADFAWQNSMAGTEGLPNTNQFFGSATPTPTATPTATPSPTPSPTPSPSPSPTPAAGAAHVDSIIPSVEQLNRRWDGGRADILIVDASGSPVSGAVVTVTFSGDVNETLAGSTDGSGWVTLITNDRSRRLNSFTACVDDVSATGYTYDSGANVESCDSY, from the coding sequence ATGCAGTTTGGCATTTTGAAGACCCGGAAGCAGGCGAATCGTGCAAGGAAGCGCGTTCTGGCGACAACGGCATGCGTCGTTCTCGCGGGCGTTTCGTTCGCACAGTACGGTCCCCCGGCCGGTTATTACGACACGGCAGATACCTCCAGCGCCACGGCGCTGCGAAACTCTCTCCACAACATCATCAAAGATCACACTTGGTATCCGTACACATCATCCGCGACCGACACGTGGGACATCATCGAGTCGGCCGATGAGGATCCGAATAACAGCGGCAACGTGATCGACCTCTACATGAATCGCTCGATCTCGAAGACGGATCATACTTCGAGCGGATTCAATCGCGAGCACAGTTGGCCGAAGTCCTATGGCTTTTCTGTCAGCAGCAACGTGCCTTACACGGACTGCCATCACCTGCGCGCTTGCGACTGGGGATACAACTCCTCGCGAAGCAATAACCCTTACGATTTCGCCCCGGGCGGATCGGAGAAGCCGACCGTGCTGACCAATGGTGTCGGCGGCGGCAGCGGCACGTATCCCGGCAACTCGAACTGGAACGACGGAACAAATTGGGAAACGTGGAATTACCGTAAGGGCGACGTGGCCCGCAGTCTCTTCTATCTGGACGTCCGCTACGAGGGGGGAACTCACGCGCCGTCCGGGAAGTCTGAACCCGATCTGATCCTGACCGACAATATGTCTTTGATTCAAGTCAGCGACGCATCGCCCGCGTACATGGGCCGCCTGTCGTCGCTGCTCGACTGGAGCGCAAGCGATCCGGTCGATCTCATGGAACAGCGCCGCAACGACATCGTTTACAATTTCCAGGGCAATCGTAACCCGTTCGTGGATCACCCGGAATACGTTTGCATCGTCTGGAATGGCGGCTGCTCCGGCAATCCGACTCCGACCCCGACGCCAAGCCCGACGCCTGGCGGCCCGACGGCGACTCCGACCCCGACGCCGACTTCGAGCCCCGGTGGCGTTGCGTGGATTAATGAATTCCACTACGACAACAACAGCAGCGATACCGGCGAAGGCATCGAGGTCGCCGGCTCGGCCGGTACCGACCTGAGCGGCTGGACCCTGTACGGCTACAATGGCAACGGCGGCACCGTCTATAATTCGGTCAGCCTCTCTGGCATTCTGGCCGATCAGCAGGGTGGCTTCGGAACCGCGTGGTTTGCCTTCACCGGTCTTCAGAACGGCTCGCCGGACGGCATCGCACTTGTCGACGACACCGGATCCGTCGTCCAGTTCCTGAGCTACGAAGGCCAGATCACAGCAGCCGATGGCCCCGCCGGAGGCATGACCTCTGACGATGTTGGTGTCAGCGAATCCTCCACGGCTACGGTCGGCGACACGCTGCAGCTCGGCGGCACCGGCAGTAGCTACGCGGACTTCGTGTGGGAGAACTCGCAGGCCGGGACGGAAGGCCAGCCGAATGTGAACCAGACATTCAGCGGTGGCGCGACGCCGTCTCCGACGGCCAGCCCGACTCCGAGCCCGACGCCTTCTCCGACTCCCTCGCCGAGCCCAAGTCCGTCACCTTCGCCGAGTCCCACGCCGTCTCCAAGCCCGAGCCCCTCGCCTTCGCCGAGTCCTACTCCCTCGCCGAGCCCGAGTCCCAGTCCAAGCCCGTCGCCCTCCCCCACTCCGGCGGCCGGTGGCAGCGCCTGGATCAACGAGTTCCACTATGATAACGACAGCACCGACACGGGCGAAGGCATCGAAGTCGCCGGTGTCGCCGGCACGGACCTTTCCGGCTGGTCGCTTGTCGGCTACAACGGGAACGGCGGAACCTCGTTCGGCACAGTGAACCTGACTGGCTCGATTCCCGATCAGCAGGCCGGTTACGGCACGCTGTGGTTCGATTTCGCGGGTCTCCAGAATGGTTCCCCGGACGGCATGGCATTGGTGGACGGCTCCGGCAGCGTCGTCCAGTTCCTCAGCTACGAGGGCAGCTTCACAGCGACCGATGGCCCGGCCAACGGCATGAGCTCGACCGATGTTGGCGTCAGCGAAGCATCCACCTCAACGGTGGGCGATACGCTGCAGCTCGGCGGAACCGGTACTGCGTACGCGGACTTCGCGTGGCAGAACTCGATGGCCGGCACCGAAGGCCTTCCGAACACGAACCAATTCTTCGGCAGTGCCACGCCAACCCCGACGGCGACTCCGACAGCGACGCCCTCGCCGACGCCTTCTCCGACTCCGTCCCCAAGTCCTTCGCCGACTCCCGCCGCGGGAGCCGCCCATGTGGACAGCATTATTCCGAGCGTCGAGCAGTTGAATCGCCGCTGGGATGGTGGCAGGGCAGATATCCTGATTGTCGATGCATCAGGAAGCCCCGTCTCGGGAGCGGTCGTGACGGTAACCTTCTCCGGCGACGTCAATGAAACGCTCGCTGGCTCAACCGACGGATCTGGCTGGGTGACGTTGATTACGAACGATCGGTCCCGACGCCTGAACTCCTTCACGGCCTGCGTCGATGACGTGAGCGCCACTGGCTACACGTACGACTCCGGCGCCAATGTCGAAAGCTGCGACAGCTACTAA
- the lon gene encoding endopeptidase La → MPEKFESDFLPVMTVRELVVFPGSITPLFVMRTKSHEALEDALARDKRIFLVCQKSPDVEDPKREDLYDVGTVGEVLQVLRVPDGTAKVLVEGGYAGRIIELSDVGNHLQALIVHNQVNVYDAQPVNALMRATSKLFEAFAELSGKVPVDLFNSIRNLKEPLAYLYAVSNYATLKIEDKQEILESNSLEEKFLLLNKALEAENQILELETKIQGQVKTQISRSQREFYLNEQLKAIERELGISGEEDPELNELAMAIEMSGMSADAREKAEKELGRLARMAPMSPEAAITRTYIEWLTEVPWNNATEDKIDLERARAILDEDHYGLVKVKERIIEYLAVAKLVGKMRGPILCFVGPPGVGKTSLGKSIARCMDREFVRISLGGVRDEAEVRGHRRTYVGALPGKIIQSMKRAGTVNPVFLLDEIDKMSSDFRGDPASAMLEVLDPEQNCEFNDHYLEVDFDLSQVMFLTTANSMEGIPHPLLDRMETIRLPGYTEDEKRHIANRHLIPRQRSEHGLKAAQFRMSKGTLTHLITGYTREAGVRNLERTIATLCRKVATDVIEHPRKKTGTLTKEKLREYLGPVNFHDTQLERKPDIGIANGLAWTNAGGEMLQVETTIMKGKGNLTLTGMLGEVMQESAKTALSYIRSRAVELEIDPDFYAGVDIHIHVPEGAIPKDGPSAGITIALSLTSAVARFPVRQDIAMTGEMTLRGRVLKIGGLKEKALAAHRHRIRTIIIPRDNLDDIEEIAEEVRNQLTFIPVESLDEVLDLALVRPRRVAKKQVKGRRTHAQLGN, encoded by the coding sequence ATGCCCGAGAAATTCGAGTCGGATTTTTTGCCGGTTATGACCGTCCGGGAGTTGGTTGTTTTCCCCGGATCCATCACGCCGTTGTTCGTGATGCGAACCAAGTCGCACGAGGCGCTCGAGGATGCCTTGGCGCGCGACAAGCGCATCTTCCTCGTTTGCCAGAAGAGCCCGGATGTCGAGGACCCGAAACGAGAAGACCTCTACGATGTGGGCACGGTTGGCGAGGTGCTCCAGGTGCTGCGCGTGCCGGACGGCACGGCGAAGGTGCTGGTTGAAGGCGGGTATGCTGGACGGATTATTGAACTCTCCGATGTGGGCAATCACCTGCAGGCGCTGATCGTTCACAACCAGGTGAACGTGTACGACGCGCAGCCGGTCAACGCACTGATGCGCGCGACGTCCAAGCTCTTCGAGGCCTTCGCAGAGCTTTCCGGCAAGGTGCCTGTGGATCTGTTCAACAGCATCCGTAACCTGAAGGAACCGCTGGCGTACTTGTACGCCGTCTCGAACTACGCGACCCTTAAGATTGAAGATAAGCAGGAAATCCTCGAGAGCAATTCGCTCGAAGAGAAGTTCCTTCTGCTGAACAAGGCGCTGGAGGCGGAAAACCAGATTCTGGAGTTGGAAACGAAGATCCAAGGCCAGGTGAAGACGCAGATCAGCCGTAGCCAACGCGAGTTCTATCTGAATGAGCAATTGAAGGCGATCGAACGCGAACTCGGCATTTCCGGCGAAGAAGACCCGGAACTGAACGAGTTGGCGATGGCGATCGAGATGAGCGGCATGAGCGCCGATGCCCGCGAGAAAGCGGAGAAGGAGTTGGGGCGTCTGGCACGCATGGCGCCGATGTCTCCCGAGGCCGCCATTACCCGCACGTACATCGAGTGGCTGACGGAGGTCCCCTGGAACAACGCCACAGAGGACAAGATCGATCTCGAACGCGCCCGCGCGATTCTGGATGAAGACCACTATGGGCTCGTGAAGGTGAAGGAACGCATCATCGAGTACCTGGCCGTCGCAAAACTGGTCGGGAAGATGCGTGGTCCGATCCTTTGCTTTGTCGGTCCTCCGGGCGTGGGCAAGACGTCGCTGGGCAAGTCAATCGCGCGCTGTATGGATCGCGAGTTCGTTCGGATCTCACTCGGCGGCGTGCGCGACGAGGCGGAAGTGCGCGGTCATCGCCGCACTTACGTTGGAGCCCTCCCGGGCAAGATCATTCAGTCCATGAAGCGCGCCGGCACTGTGAATCCAGTTTTCCTGCTGGATGAAATCGACAAAATGTCGAGCGACTTCCGCGGCGATCCGGCGTCGGCGATGCTGGAGGTTTTGGACCCGGAACAGAATTGTGAGTTCAACGATCATTACCTCGAAGTGGACTTCGACTTGTCGCAGGTGATGTTCCTGACGACGGCGAATTCGATGGAAGGTATTCCGCATCCGCTGCTCGATCGCATGGAGACCATTCGCCTGCCAGGTTACACAGAGGATGAGAAGCGCCACATTGCCAATCGCCACCTGATCCCGCGGCAACGCAGCGAGCACGGCCTGAAGGCGGCGCAGTTCCGCATGTCGAAGGGAACACTGACGCACTTGATCACGGGCTACACGCGCGAAGCAGGCGTTCGTAATCTGGAACGCACGATCGCGACGCTCTGTCGCAAGGTCGCCACGGACGTAATCGAGCATCCGCGGAAGAAGACCGGCACGCTCACCAAGGAGAAGTTGCGCGAGTACCTCGGCCCAGTGAACTTCCACGACACGCAACTGGAGCGTAAGCCGGACATCGGGATCGCAAACGGCCTGGCGTGGACGAACGCCGGCGGCGAAATGCTGCAGGTCGAGACCACGATCATGAAGGGCAAAGGCAACCTGACACTGACCGGCATGCTCGGCGAAGTCATGCAGGAATCGGCGAAGACGGCGCTGTCGTATATTCGTTCGCGCGCCGTGGAATTGGAAATCGATCCCGACTTCTACGCCGGTGTCGATATTCACATTCACGTTCCGGAAGGCGCGATACCGAAGGACGGCCCCAGCGCGGGCATCACGATCGCGCTCAGCTTGACATCGGCAGTCGCACGGTTCCCGGTTCGCCAGGACATCGCAATGACCGGCGAGATGACATTGCGCGGTCGCGTGTTGAAGATCGGCGGACTGAAAGAGAAAGCGCTGGCCGCGCATCGCCATCGCATTCGCACGATCATCATCCCGCGCGATAACCTGGACGACATCGAGGAGATCGCGGAGGAGGTGCGCAATCAGCTCACGTTCATTCCGGTCGAGAGCCTCGATGAAGTCTTGGATCTCGCACTGGTGCGTCCCCGACGCGTTGCGAAGAAACAGGTGAAGGGTCGCCGGACACACGCGCAGTTGGGGAACTGA